CGCCGCTTCGCAGACCAGCCGGTTCGCCCAGAAATTGCACATCGACACCTTGTCTGACAGCCGTTCCGCGACCTCCGGCTTGGACATGCGGTCCATGTCCCAGGCGGTCTTGCGGATCATCAGCCGCAGCATCTCGATCTGCGTCGACAGCTCGACCAGCGGGAACTGGATTGCCTGATTGGCGGCCAGCGGCTTGCCGAAGGGTTTGCGGGCGCGGGCATAGGCAATGCTCTGCTCGACGCAATAGGCCGCCGCGCCCAGGGAGGAAGCCGCCTGGCGGATACGGTTTTCATGGACGAAATGCTGTGCCAGCGCGAGGCCCTCATCGGGCGTGCCGAACATCGCCGTATCGGGCACCCAGACATTGTCGAACCGCACGCGCGGATGATCGGTCGGCATGTTGAAGGTCCAGAGATATTCCGCAATCTCGACCCCTGGCGCATCGGCGGGCACGATCAGGCAACTGATCCCGCGCGCGTCGCCCGCCTTGCCGGATGTGCGGGCGAACACCATGCAGTGCGTCGCCACATGCATGCCCGTGGTCCACATCTTCTCGCCATCGATGCGCCAGCCGGTGATCCCGTCGCGGGTTTCGCGGACGGCGGTGGTTTCCATATGCGTCGCGTCGGAGCCATGATCGGGCTCGGTCAGGCCGAAGGGAAGGGCGCGATGCCCCTCGACCAGTCCGGGGATGAATTCGGCCTGCTGGTTGGGTGTGCCGAAGTCGCGGAACATCAGTACCTGCGGGAAATTGCCGACGATCGAATGCTCGTTCTGAAGATCGTTGTGCAGGCCCAGCCCCTTGGCGGCGAGATGCTCGCGGATGACCGCCATGGCGAGGTTGCTGCCGTTCCTGCCGCCAAATTCGGTGGGCAGCGCGAACCGTAAATGGCCGGCGGCATCGGCCCGGCGCTTGGCCTCGTTCAGCAGCGCTTCCCATTCATGGCGCGGCAGGCCGTCACGGTCCCAGTCGGTGCGGGCATGTTCGCGACGATGGTCGAAGAAGCGCTCATTGTCGTCCGCTGCCTGTAGAGGGGCGATTTCGGCGGCGATGAAGGCATCCAACTCGGACAGATAGGCGGTAAGTTCGCTGGGCAGGTCGAAGTCCATAAATCTCTCCCGGAATTGGCGTGACTCACCGTCTCCGCCGCTTTGGTCATCCCGTCGCGCTGTGGTGGAAAAATGTCAATAGATTTGATGAAATAGACCGATGATTCGTGCCGATGCAAGCGGAGTGGTTGCCTGCCAAAATTTTGCCGGAGATCTGCTGCTAACATTCGCGCTATATAGAAGTAAGCATATGAAAAATATGAAATTATATACAAAAAAATTGACGGTTATATCGGCACTTGCGTGCGGCATAAATGTCAATTACATTGACTGTTATTAAATCGATAAATCGGCAAATAACTGATGATTGAGGAGGGGTCCGTGAAGGCTAAGAGCAGGATAGTTGTGCCTGGAAAAATCAGGCTATTTCTGGCGAGTGCGTCGATGGCGGCCATGCTCGCACCAGCCCATGCGCAGGAAACGCGGCCGGCAGATTCCGGGCCCGCTGAACAGGAAATCATCGTGACCGCGCAGAAGCGGGCGCAGAATCTTCAGGATGTGCCGATCTCCATGGCAGTGATCGGTGGAGAAGCGCTGACCCGTAACGGGGTGAAGGATTTCACCGAGCTGAAGCAATATGTACCCAATTTCTACGCGCAGCCTTCGCCGGGCAATAACGCCTTCTTCATTCGCGGCATCGGCTCGCCGCCCGGCAATCTTGCCGTGGAGCAGACCGTTGGCCTTTTCGTCGACGGCATTTATGGCGGCCATGCGCGGCAGTTCCAGGCGCCCTTCCTTGATATCGAGCGGATCGAGGTGCTGCGCGGACCGCAGGGCGCGCTGGTCGGCAAGAATACCAGCGCGGGCGCGATCAGCGTCATTTCCGCCAAGCCGACGCGTGAGTTCATGGCGCGGATCGATGGCTCGGCTGAGTTCGAACTGGGTGGCGGCAGCGTACAGGGCGTCGTCTCCGGCCCGCTCAGCAACACGCTCGCCGCGCGCGTCGCCGTGCGCTACGAAAAGAGCGACGGCTATACCCATAACAGCCAGTTGGGCGGCAATGAACCCAAGCGCAAATCCTTCTATGCACGCGGCACCCTGCTCTATGACGCCGGACAGGGGCTGGAGATCATCGCCAAGCTGGAAGGCGGCCACGTCGATATTACCGGGACAGCGGTGGAACGGATCGAAACCGCCGCCGATCCCGATCGCCAGCGCGCCACCAGCGGCTTTCCCGGCTTTGTCGACAGGGATTTCGACAATAGCGACAGCATGAACGGGTCGGTGACCGCCAATATCGATATTGGCGACCATGTGCTGACCAGCATCACGGGATATTCGCATTACAAGTTCGACAAGCGGCTGGATTCTGATTTCGGTCCCGCGCCGCAGCTCGCGACCGGATTTGGTGAAAAATATAATCAGTTCTCGCAGGAAGTACGGCTCGCCTCTCCTACCGATCATCCACTTGAATATGTGGTCGGCGGCTATTTTCAGACCAGCGATTATCGCCTGATCGGCGACACGCGTATTCATGTCGGTCCCTATAATGGCGGTAGCTATCGCCGCTTCGATCAGGATAACGTCGTCTGGTCCGGCTTTGGCCAGCTCATCTATAAATTTTCAAACCGGTTCCGCCTGATCGGCAGCCTGCGTTACACCTATGACCGCAAAACGGCAGATCAGGAACGCGCCAACACCGGCACCGTGCTGCCGTCTTGGATCGCCACGCCCCTATCCGGGCGGCGCGTGGAAAGGGAATGGGACCCATCGGTCAGTGTGCAGTGGGAACCGAACAAAGCGGCGATGATCTATCTCTCCTATGGGCAGGGATCGAAGTCGGGCGGTTTTGTCGGTGCACAGTCGACCACTACGGCACCGCAGTTCCAGATCGAGCCGGAAAGTTCCGAAACCTATGAAATCGGCGCGAAGCTCGCATTGTTCAACCGAAAGGCCTTTTTCAACATTGCGCTGTTCCATACCGAGTTCAAGGATCTGCAAGTGTCCAGCTATGACGCGGTGTCCAGCAGCTTCATCACGGCCAATGCCGGGCGGGCGACGAGCAAGGGTGTAGAGGCCGATCTCAGCTTGCCCGTAGTCGATACGGTCAAGGTGACGGCGTCTGGTGCCTATCTGGATGCCAAATATGATGATTTCCCCGGTGCGCCCTGCTTCTACGACAATCCGACCTGCAACCCGCTGAACAATAATGCGGCGGGCAAGCCGGTGCCGCTCAGTTCCAAATGGAGCGGCGCGGTAAACGTCGATCTCGACCAGCCGGTGACGGACAGGCTGCACCTGCTCGGCAATGTCGGTGTGAGCTTCCGCAGCAAGACCTATCTTGAAACCTCCTATAATCCGGCGGCGGCGCAGAATGGTTTTGCGAAGCTTGACGCGCGGATCGGTATCCGCAACGCGGATCGACGCTGGGAACTGGCGTTGGTTGGCAAGAATCTGACCAACAAGACGACATCGTCCTTCGCCTTCGCCGTGCCCTTCTCGGCGTCGATGATCGGCAAGTTCGTCGATCCGCCGCGCACGATTGCGGCGCAATTCACGCTGAATTACTGAGCTTGAGGCGTAGCACTCGAAGGGAAGGATCATGACCCTGGCCGAAGCCGACACCACCCCTGCAACCGGCGATTTCAACCTTCTGGATACGGCGTGCTTCGCGGCGGGGCATCCGCATGAGGCCTATGACCGCTTGCGGCGCGAGCAGCCTGTCCTATTCCATCCCGGCTCGGCCAGGCAGCCGCCTTTCTGGGTGCTGACCCGCTATGAGGATATTCGCGCGGTGTCGCTCGACAGCGTGAATTTCACGTCGAGCCGGGGTTTTCGTATTTCGACCGACAATCGCATGGCGATGGCGCCCGAAATCGGTCAGGCGCTCGCCCGCTTCATGCTGGCGATGGACCAGCCCGAGCATGACGCCTATCGGGCGCTGGTCAGCCCGGCTTTCATGCCCTCTGGCCTCAAGACGGTGGAGGTGCGTGTCCGCGCGTCCGTCGCCGCGCTGATGGATAGGCTGGAGGGCGCGGACAGTGCGGAGTTCGTGACAGAGATCGGCGCCATCGTACCGATCAAGACGATCTGCGCGCTGATGGGCATCCCGGCGGAGGATGAATGGCGGATCTTCGATTTCACCAATGCCGTCTTCGGCACGGACGATCCTGATTATGCTCCCACCATGGAGGAAGCGAACCGCCGCTATCTCGATATCTTCGACTATGGCTGGCAATTGCTGGAGGCACGGCGGCGCGACCCGCAGGACGACCTTATCAGCCGCATTGCCAATGGCCGGATCGATGGCGAGCCGCTGGGCGAGATTGAGCAGAAGAGCTTCTTCTCCAACATGCTGGCGGCGGGCAATGAAACCACGCGCAGTTCGCTGTCCGGCGCGATCTGGGCACTGTCGCTCTTTCGCGATGAGCGCCGTCGCCTGATCGCTGACCCCGCCCTCATTCCTGGCGCAGTCAACGAGATTTTGCGCTGGTTCAGTCCGGTTTTCCAGATGGCGCGCACCGCCCGCCAAGATGTGGAGATTGGCGGAACACCGGTGCGCGCGGGTGAGCGGGTGGCGATGCTCTATGGTGCGGGCAATCATGACCCGGCGATCTTCGATGACCCGCACCGGCTCGATGTCACGCGGGCCAATGCCTCACGCCATCTGACCTTTGGCTATGGATTCCATCATTGCCTTGGCTCGCGGTTGGCGATCCTGCAATTGCGGCTGATCCTGGAGGCGTTTCTCGCCCGCTATCCCGATTATGAGCTGCTCTACAGCCCGCGCTATATCGCGTCCAATTTCGTCGGAGCGATGAAGGAATTGCCGATATCGCTCCACGGTTGAGCGTGCCGATCACCCAGCCTCGGGCTTCGACCGGCATGGTCGATCGAAGCCCGTTTTTTTCAGGCAGGGATCGTGTAGGCGCCCCGATATTCCGCCCCCTTGTCCTCACCGATTTCCGTCTCGATCAGCGCGTTGGTCATGGCGTTGAGGCGCAGGATCGTGTCCCGATGCGCTTGTGGAGCCGTTGCCAGATTGACCAGCTCGTCGGGGTCCTTCGCCAGATCGTACAGTTCCAGATCGTTGCGGGCCGTCAGCGTCGCCCAGTCGCGGGGCAGATGATGATCGGCCGGCGCGAAATATCGGGCGAATTTGTACCGGCCATCGAATACCCCGCGATGCAGTCGTCGCAGCGAGAAGTCCGGCTTGGGCAGCGGCTTTGACTTTTCCGTTCCCACCGGCACATCGGGCGCGTTCCAGCCATAGCCGACGGCATAGTTGAACAGGATGCCGCGCTTGTCCCGCTCCGTCCGCCGGGTGCTACCGTGCAGCACCGGGCTGAGATCGACGCCCTTCAGGGCGCTCCACTGGCCTTTGATCCGGTCTGCCGGGACGCCCGCCATGGACAGAATCGTCGGCGCGAGATCGACGGTGCTGGCCAGATTGGCCACGGTGCGCCCGCCCGCCACATCAGGATGGGTGATGTAGAGCGGAACGCGCAGATCCTCGTCATAAACGGTGCTGCCCTTCTGTCGCATCCCGTGCGCGCCCGCCCGCTCGCCATGGTCGGAAGTGTAGATGATGATCGTACTGTCCGCCTGGCCCGAGCGTTCCAGCGCATCGAGCAGCAGGACCAGTTGTCGGTCCATGTCGATCACGCAGTTGAAATAATAATTTTGAAAACGCTCCCATGCGGCCACGTCGCTACGGGGCAGTTCGCCGTAGAGAAATACCATGGATGCCAGTTCGGCACGATGCGCCATTGGTTTGGTCGACAGGTCGTCGGCATGGAAACTGCATGGTAATGGTTGTTTCCAGTCCTTGCGATAGATCGGATGGCCCGGTTCGCCCATCAGTGGCGACACGAAATTGGGCGCAACCCGCGTCTTTTCCTGCCGGCCTGTGGCGTCGAACCACATAATGTCATGCGGGTTGACGAAATTGACCGCCAGAAACCATGGCTTCGCATCGGCGCCCACCTTTGCCTGATCATAGAGGAAGGCGGCGGCATCGGCGGCGGTTGCTTCGTCGCGCTGAAATCCCTCCCAGGTCAGACCGGTCTTGTCGCCGTCGAAATTGAAATGGGAAAAGCCGTATTTTTCCAGATAGTCGGCGTCATTGGGATAGTCATGCACCCGCGCATCATAACGGCGATCCTCATTGGTCAGGTGCCATTTGCCCTTATAGGCGGTGAGATAACCCGCCTGTCGCAGCATATGGCCGATGGTCGGTATTTCCGGCGTCAGTTCGGGATAGGGCGCGCTATTGGGGTTGAGATAGACGCCGGTATGCTGCGTATGCTGCCCGGTGTAGATGGTCGATCGCGACGGCCCGCAAGGGGCGGTATGCACGAAATGATTGTCGAATATGGTGGCTCGCGCCTTCAGCCGGTCATGCCCCGGTAGGGGCAAGGCAGCGGGGAGCCGGGCGCGTTCCTGATCGGTCAGGATGAACAGGATGTTGAGCGGGCGCGTCGCGCGGGACAGCGTCTGCGCCGATACCGGGGCGCCGCGCGCCGTCACCGCGGCCAGGGCACCGGTCGCGAACAGGTTGAGAAACTCCTTGCGCGACCATCCGTCCGCCGCATCGCCATCCTTTGCCATCAGGCGCATCCTCCATCATCTTTTCGGTCCCGATCTTGCCCCGGAATGATGCCCTCTGCAATGGGTATGATGTAAAATCATTTGACAAAAATATCCAGAAAGGATGCAATAGGGACCATTGGAAGAAACCATCCATTGGGAGAGAATCATGGCAGTCCCTGTTCCTGCGGCCGTCCCGCTCGGGAAAATGCATCATGTGGCCTTTCGTTGCCGGGATGCCGAACAAACGCGCTGGTTTTATACAGATGTGCTGGGCCTGAAGCCGGCCGCCGGGGTGATATTGGACACGGTTCCGGGGCTGGGTGACGACACGCCCTATATGCATATCTTCTTCGAACTGGGCGACGGATCATTTGTCGCATTTTTTGACGCTCCGGAAACGGCCGACCCGACCTGGTTCGAGCGCAAGGACAGTTTCGACATGCACATCGCGCTGGAAGCGAAGGATGAAGCGGACATGCTGGCAATGCAGCAGCGCATCCGTAACTTCGGGATCAAATGCGCAGGGCCGATCGACCATGGCTTCGTCCGCTCGGTCTATATGTACGACCCCAATGGTATTCAGGTCGAGATCACCGTGCGCACGCCCGATCATGACGCCGTGATGGCGGAGGAAGCGGCGGTGCTGCCACAGCATCTGGCGGAGTGGTCGGATCGCACCGGCGCAACCAAGATGGCCCGTTTCGGGGCGGAGGCGATGGCTCTGCGCGGTTCCGCGCCGCGCAAGGGGGAGGATTGAACCCATGCAGAAATATGAGCGTATCCCTTATCTCGTCATCTTCGACGAGCGTTCGGCCTTCAAGGACACATATAGCGGACAGGTCGGCAAGGTGGTACTGGAAGCGCATCTGCTGAAACCCGAAACGCCGTCCGACACGGTCGTCATCATGATGCACCCCATCGGCGGCGGCGCCTGGCTGCCGCTGCCCGGCACGCTGGCAAAGCTCGGCCAGCATGTGATCTATTGCAACAGCCGCTATCGCGGGATCGACAATGCCCTGATCATGGAGAAGGTCGCGCTGGACCTTGGCGCCTGCATCCGCGATGCGAAGGAGCGGCTGGGTTACAAGAAGGTGATTTTGGGCGGCTGGAGCGGCGGCGGCGCGCTCTCGCTCTTCTATCAGGCGGAGGCGCAGCAGCCGACGGTCAGGACGACTCCGGCGGGCGATCCGATCGACCTGACCGCGGCTGGGCTGATCCCTGCCGATGGGGTGATGCTGTTGGCGGCGCACCTCTCGCGCAATCTGACGCTGACGGAATGGATCGATCCGTCGATCACCGATGAAAGCAGGCCTTTCGATCGCGATCCCCAGTGGAATATCTACGACCCCGCCAATCCGGCCCGGCCGCCCTATGATCCGGCCTATATCGCCGCCTATCGGGCTGCGCAGATTGCCCGCAACCGGCGGATCACCGCCTGGGTCAAGGAGATGCTGGCTGATCTGCGCAGCCAGGGCCGCGACAATGAGGAACGCGGCTTCGTGGTGCAGGGCACCATGGCCGATCCGCGCTTTCTGGACGCGACGCTGGAGCCGAGCGACCGGCCGGACAATTGGTGCTTCTTAGGGAATCCGCGCATCGTCAATGACGGGCCGGTCGGGCTGGCGCGCTTCTCGACGCTGAGGAGTTGGATGTCGCAATGGGCCTATGACGAATCCAATGCGGATGGTCTGCGCTGCGCGGCGCGGCTGACGGTGCCGCTGCTGGTGATCGAGAATAGCGCCGACGACGCCTGCACCCCCAGCCATGCGGCGCGCCTGATGGCGGCGGCGGTCAATGCGCCGCAGACGCATCATGTAATCAAGGGCGCCAACCATTATTATTTCGGTCAGCCCGAAATGGCGGGGCAAGCTGCGGAGATCACGAAGAACTGGATCGGGTCCCATTTCGGGAGCTGATCGGGGATGGCGCCGTCACTGCACGGCGCCATATTTCTTTGTTGTCGCATCGTTTTAACGCAAAACCGGCCTACCACTTTTGCGCGCGCTGCTTTTACCCCTGATTGCGCCGTGCCCGCGTCGAGCCGAGCGGCGCAATGCGCGTCGTGCGGGGCATCAGCGGCTCCGCCTTGCCCTCCCGCATGCGGCAGATGATCGGATCGCCCCAATCCTCGTCGAAGGCAGTCTGCAGGGCGCGCACATGCTTGGCGCCGATGCGCTTTGAAAGCATATCGGTCAGCGCCATCACGATTTTCTGCGCGTCCTGTCGCATCGCATTGCCCATGTCGGTCAGCTGAACCATCTTCACGCGCTTGTCTTCGGGATCGTCGACCAGTTCGAACACCCCGCGTTCGACCAGCCCGGCGATCGTCGAATGCACCGCCTGCCGCGTCAGGCGCAGGCTGCGCGCAATGTCGGACGGCCGGTTGATGTTGAGCTGGACATGCATCATCACCATCGATTCAGGCCGTGTCAGCTGAGGCCAGCCACATTCGCGCAGGCTGAGCTGCAAACTCTCGTCGAACCATTCGAAGCTCTGAAGAAGTGGCACGATAAGATAGGCCACGGCATCCATAGACAATATATCTCCTTGCTCGACGAGCGATCCCCTGATTTCGTCCATAGCTATACCAGCAAGTCCACTTATGCCATGGCTTGTTGCATCGGCCGCTACAGCGACCGGGCAATGAGCAGCTTCATGATTTCCGACGTGCCGCCATGGATCGTGTCGATCCGGGCGTCGCGGTAAAGCTGGGAGATCGGATATTCGTTCATATAGCCATAGCCGCCAAACAGCTGGAGGCAGCGGCTGACCGTATCCAGTTCCGTTTCCGTGATCCAGAGCTTGGCCATCGATGCAGTCGTGGCGTCCAGCGTACCGGCCAGCAGCTTGCCGACGCAGCTGTCAATGAAGCTGCGCGCGATCACCGCCTTGGTCTTGGCTTCCGCCAGCACGAATTGCGTGTTCTGGAAATCCATCAGCGCCTTGCCAAAGGCGGTGCGATCCCGCGCATAATCGACCGCGAGCGCAATGGCCCGTTCCATGATCGCCAGCCCCATGGCGGCGATGCCCAGCCGTTCCTGCGGCAGCATCGTCATCAATTGGCCAAAGCCCTTGCCCTCGACCCCGCCCAGCAGGTTTTGGGCAGGCACGCGTACATCCTCGAAGAAGAGTTCCGATGTGTCCTGCGCCTCGCGCCCCATCTTGTCGAGATTGCGGCCGCGCCGGAAGCCCGCACGGTCGCCTTCCACTGCGATCAGTGAAATGCCGCGTGATCCCGCCTCCTTGTCGGTCTTGCAGACGACGAGAACCAGATCGGCGGTCTGGCCGTTGGAGATGAACGTCTTCTGCCCGTTGATCACATAGTCGTTGCCGTCGCGCCGTGCATGGGTGCGGATGCCTTGCAGGTCCGACCCCGTCCCCGGTTCCGTCATCGCGATCGCCAGGATCGTCTCGCCGCTGGCCACGCGGGGCAGCCATACCGCCTTTTGCGCGTCCGTTCCGAAGGCGATGATGTAGGGCGCGACGATCATATTGTGCAGCGGCACGCCCCAGCCCTCCAGCCCGCGTTTGCCGAATTCCTCGATGATGATGCGTTCATGGCGGAAATCGCCGCCCAGACCGCCATATTCCGCCGGTACGGACGCGCCGAGCATCCCGAACCCTCCGGCCTCGGTCCAGACCGACCGTTCGACCACCTTGTCCCGGCGCCATTTTTCATTGCGTTCGGGCGAAGCATGTTCGTCAAGAAATCTGGCGATACTGTCGCGATAGAGGGTCAGATCCTCATCGGTAAAGTGCAACGCACTGGCGTGGAGCGATGATTCGGTCACGGAAAGGCATCCTCTCATTTCGGGAAATTTGTTGTCGCCAGCATATCGTCAAATAATTTGACATCAAGGCTTCTCTGTCGCATGTCATGGCCATGGGAGAGAAACAGGATATGGAGCGGGGTCTCGGGGCCCAGGCCATCGCTCTGGCGCTTGACCGGCTGGGGCCGGTGATGGCGCCTGATGATGGTCGCATTTTGCAATTGGGCCGGCTGACCGGCGGGGCCAGCCTGGAGACATGGGCGTTCGACCTTGCCACCGCCGACGGGCTGCGACCGCTGATCCTGCGCCGTCGGGATGCGGTGGAGGACACGATCTTTTCGACCTCGCTTCCGCTCGCGACCGAGGCTGCGCTGCTGGAAAGGGTGGCCGCCGCAGGCGTGCCCGTGGCGCAGCTGATCCGTCTCTGCGCGGAGGCCGACGGTCTGGGAGAGGCCTATATCGTCACGCGGATCGCCGGCGAAACGCTGGGCCGCCGGATCGTCGCCGCCGATGCCTTTGCACCGGCCCGCACCCTGCTGGGCGCGCAGGCGGGACAGGCGCTGGCGGCGATTCATCGCATCGACCCGACCGGCCTGCCGCCGCTCGAAACGCTCGATGCGCGCGGATCTCTGGCGCGTTATGAGGCGATTCATCACCGCATCGGTGCACAACGCCCGGTGCTGGAGGCGGCTTTCCGCCTGCTCGACCGGGACGCGCCACCGCCGGTCGCACCGCAACTGGTGCATGGCGACTTCCGCAACGGCAATCTGATTGTCGACTCCGAACAGGGGTTGGTTGCCGTGTTGGATTGGGAACTGGCGCATCTGGGCGATCCGGCGGAGGATCTGGGATGGCTCTGCGTCAATAGCTGGCGCTTTGGCGAGACGGCGCTGCCCGTGGGCGGCTTCGCGACGCTGGAGGCGCTGCTCGACGCTTATCGCGCGGCGGGCGGTGATCCGCCGCCCGTGTCGCGAATCCGCTATTGGCAGATGCTCGGCTCGCTCAAATGGGCGATCGTCTGCCTGATGATGTATGAATCCTTTGCCAGCGGCGAGGAACGAACGATGGAGCGCGCCGCGATTGGGCGGCGCTTGAGCGAGTGCGAGGTCGATCTGCTCGCACTGATGCAGGAGGCCGCATGATCAGCCAGCCGGGAGCCGCTGAACTTGTCCAGGCTGTAATCGGTTGGCTGGCCGATCAGGACGCCGCCGCGCGCAGCCCTTATATGACACGCGTGGCGATCAACGCCCTGACGACCGTCCAGCGCGAATTGGAGCAGGGTGGGGTGGCGGAGGCTGAGGCGACCCGCCGATTGGCGGGGCTGTTGGGGCGAAGCGGCGATTTCGCGGCGTTGAACGCCGGACTGGTCGAGATGATCCGTGCAGGGGCAATGGCACCGGACGATCCCGTCCTGCTCGATCATCTGAGCCGCACTGCCCTGGCGATGATCGCGATCGACCAGCCGCGCTACCGTCATGCGCTGACCGAGCCGAAGGCTGATTTCGCGCCACGCGCCCTGCCTGTGACATTGGTCGAGGTTTCGCCACGCGACGGACTGCAAAATGAAAAGACGATCCTGCCCACGGCGATCAAGGTCGAACTCATCGCCCGCGCCGTCGCGGCTGGTGTGAAGCGGATTGAGGTGGCGAGCTTCGTCCACCCCGGAAAGGTGCCGCAAATGGCCGACGCGGAAGCGGTGATCGCCGCCCTGCCGCACATGCCGGATGTCGAAACGATCGGTCTGGTGCTGAACAAGCGCGGTGCCCTGCGCGCGCTCGAAACTGCCGTCGATGAAATCGGCATGGTCTGCGTCGCGTCCGATGCCTTCGGTCAGCGCAATCAGGGGCAGACAGTAGACCAATCGATCGCAGCGGCGCGCGACGTGCTGCGTCTGGCTCATGACAATGGCCGATCGGCGCAGGTGACGGTCGCGGTGGCCTTTGGCTGCCCCTTTACCGGGCGCACCGATCCGGCGCGGGTGGTGGACATTGTGCGTCAACTCGCGGCCTTTGCTCCGCGCGAAATCGCCCTTGCCGACACGATTGGCGTCGCACGGCCCGCTGAAGTCACCTCCCTGATTGCGAAGGTGCAGGCAGAGATCGGCGCTATCCCGCTTCGCGTGCATTTCCACGACACGCGCGGCACCGGTGTCGTCAATGCGGTGGCGGCGATCGCGGCAGGGGTGCGGACTGTGGATGCCGCTATCGGCGGTACGGGTGGCTGCCCCTTTGCGCCCGGCGCGGCAGGCAATGTCGCGAGCGAGGATGTGGTCTATGCCACCGGCGATGCAACCGGCCTTGATCTCGGCGCGCTGATCGACAGCGCGGGCTGGCTTTCGCGGCAACTGGGCAAGGTGCCGGCCAGCGCGCTGGCCCATGCCGGCGACTTCATCATTTCTTGAATCAGGAAACAGGCACATGAGCAACAACATGCCGGCGAGTCATGCCGGTCGGACCATCTTCATCACCGGTGCCTCCTCGGGGGTCGGTGCCCATGCCGCGAAATTGCTGGCGGCGGCTGGCGCTCGCATCGTAGCGGGCGCGCGCCGCGCCGATCGTCTCGCCGGACTGGTCGGGGAGATTGCGGCGGCGGGCGGCACGGCCATTGCGGTGCCGGTCGATGTGGAAGACGCCGACTCGATCCGCGCCGCCTATGCCATGGCGGAGGAGCGGCTGGGGCCGATCGACACCGTGATTGCCAATGCCGGGGTGAACACCGAGGGGCCGGCGCTGACGCTGGAGGATGACGCCTTTGACCAGATCATGCGGGTCAATGTGCGCGGCGCCTTCCACACGGCCCGCGAAGGCGCCCAGCGGATGATCGCGGCGGGTGTGACGGAAGGGCGCATCGTCTTCATCGCCTCGATCGGTGGAACCAAGGTACAGCCCGGTCTTGCCGCTTATTGCTCGTCCAAGGCGGCGGTCGTGATGATGAGCCGCGCGCTGGCGGTCGAATGGGCGCGTTACGGCATCAGCGTCAACACCATCTGCCCCGGCTTCATGTTGACCGAAATTACCCAGGACTGGTTCGGCACCCCGGCGGGCGACCGGATGATCGAGCGCTTCCCCCGGCGCCGCTTGATGCCGCTCGAAGCGCTTGATCCCTCGCT
This window of the Sphingobium sp. EM0848 genome carries:
- a CDS encoding TonB-dependent receptor domain-containing protein; protein product: MTAQKRAQNLQDVPISMAVIGGEALTRNGVKDFTELKQYVPNFYAQPSPGNNAFFIRGIGSPPGNLAVEQTVGLFVDGIYGGHARQFQAPFLDIERIEVLRGPQGALVGKNTSAGAISVISAKPTREFMARIDGSAEFELGGGSVQGVVSGPLSNTLAARVAVRYEKSDGYTHNSQLGGNEPKRKSFYARGTLLYDAGQGLEIIAKLEGGHVDITGTAVERIETAADPDRQRATSGFPGFVDRDFDNSDSMNGSVTANIDIGDHVLTSITGYSHYKFDKRLDSDFGPAPQLATGFGEKYNQFSQEVRLASPTDHPLEYVVGGYFQTSDYRLIGDTRIHVGPYNGGSYRRFDQDNVVWSGFGQLIYKFSNRFRLIGSLRYTYDRKTADQERANTGTVLPSWIATPLSGRRVEREWDPSVSVQWEPNKAAMIYLSYGQGSKSGGFVGAQSTTTAPQFQIEPESSETYEIGAKLALFNRKAFFNIALFHTEFKDLQVSSYDAVSSSFITANAGRATSKGVEADLSLPVVDTVKVTASGAYLDAKYDDFPGAPCFYDNPTCNPLNNNAAGKPVPLSSKWSGAVNVDLDQPVTDRLHLLGNVGVSFRSKTYLETSYNPAAAQNGFAKLDARIGIRNADRRWELALVGKNLTNKTTSSFAFAVPFSASMIGKFVDPPRTIAAQFTLNY
- a CDS encoding sulfatase-like hydrolase/transferase yields the protein MAKDGDAADGWSRKEFLNLFATGALAAVTARGAPVSAQTLSRATRPLNILFILTDQERARLPAALPLPGHDRLKARATIFDNHFVHTAPCGPSRSTIYTGQHTQHTGVYLNPNSAPYPELTPEIPTIGHMLRQAGYLTAYKGKWHLTNEDRRYDARVHDYPNDADYLEKYGFSHFNFDGDKTGLTWEGFQRDEATAADAAAFLYDQAKVGADAKPWFLAVNFVNPHDIMWFDATGRQEKTRVAPNFVSPLMGEPGHPIYRKDWKQPLPCSFHADDLSTKPMAHRAELASMVFLYGELPRSDVAAWERFQNYYFNCVIDMDRQLVLLLDALERSGQADSTIIIYTSDHGERAGAHGMRQKGSTVYDEDLRVPLYITHPDVAGGRTVANLASTVDLAPTILSMAGVPADRIKGQWSALKGVDLSPVLHGSTRRTERDKRGILFNYAVGYGWNAPDVPVGTEKSKPLPKPDFSLRRLHRGVFDGRYKFARYFAPADHHLPRDWATLTARNDLELYDLAKDPDELVNLATAPQAHRDTILRLNAMTNALIETEIGEDKGAEYRGAYTIPA
- a CDS encoding VOC family protein, which produces MAVPVPAAVPLGKMHHVAFRCRDAEQTRWFYTDVLGLKPAAGVILDTVPGLGDDTPYMHIFFELGDGSFVAFFDAPETADPTWFERKDSFDMHIALEAKDEADMLAMQQRIRNFGIKCAGPIDHGFVRSVYMYDPNGIQVEITVRTPDHDAVMAEEAAVLPQHLAEWSDRTGATKMARFGAEAMALRGSAPRKGED
- a CDS encoding acyl-CoA dehydrogenase family protein; this encodes MDFDLPSELTAYLSELDAFIAAEIAPLQAADDNERFFDHRREHARTDWDRDGLPRHEWEALLNEAKRRADAAGHLRFALPTEFGGRNGSNLAMAVIREHLAAKGLGLHNDLQNEHSIVGNFPQVLMFRDFGTPNQQAEFIPGLVEGHRALPFGLTEPDHGSDATHMETTAVRETRDGITGWRIDGEKMWTTGMHVATHCMVFARTSGKAGDARGISCLIVPADAPGVEIAEYLWTFNMPTDHPRVRFDNVWVPDTAMFGTPDEGLALAQHFVHENRIRQAASSLGAAAYCVEQSIAYARARKPFGKPLAANQAIQFPLVELSTQIEMLRLMIRKTAWDMDRMSKPEVAERLSDKVSMCNFWANRLVCEAADRAMQVHGAIGYSRHKPFEHIYRHHRRYRITEGAEEIQMRKVGAWMFGYAGPNRGIGGH
- a CDS encoding cytochrome P450, yielding MTLAEADTTPATGDFNLLDTACFAAGHPHEAYDRLRREQPVLFHPGSARQPPFWVLTRYEDIRAVSLDSVNFTSSRGFRISTDNRMAMAPEIGQALARFMLAMDQPEHDAYRALVSPAFMPSGLKTVEVRVRASVAALMDRLEGADSAEFVTEIGAIVPIKTICALMGIPAEDEWRIFDFTNAVFGTDDPDYAPTMEEANRRYLDIFDYGWQLLEARRRDPQDDLISRIANGRIDGEPLGEIEQKSFFSNMLAAGNETTRSSLSGAIWALSLFRDERRRLIADPALIPGAVNEILRWFSPVFQMARTARQDVEIGGTPVRAGERVAMLYGAGNHDPAIFDDPHRLDVTRANASRHLTFGYGFHHCLGSRLAILQLRLILEAFLARYPDYELLYSPRYIASNFVGAMKELPISLHG